Genomic window (Pyrus communis chromosome 13, drPyrComm1.1, whole genome shotgun sequence):
TTAATATTCGACGTGGTTGCGAGCTGAAGATCCAAATTGTAATGTGCATTACTACTATTCTTCTTGGACAATGTAGCTTGATGATGATCAGCGTGGTCAGGAGGGTTTCTTAAGATTAATTTGGTGTACTCAGTTGGACTTGGATGTGGTAGTGCCAAATTATTAGATGGAGGCCAAGTGGATGGAGCCCTGCTGAAATTGTTGTCACTGCAGGATGGACTAGGACTTGAAGCCGTTCGTGACAGGCATGCTGCCGGTTGCAGCGTTTGTGATTCCGGCCGCACACGATCCATGTTGCAAGCGTCTTGGTGCTCTATGAAACTCTCAACCCTATATaccaaaataaatttaaatatatcaaataaactTAGAAGGAAAACTATGCATTTATCAAGTATGCGTATAATAATATTAAAACTGACACGCTGTTTAATACAAGTGAATCCTACCATTCTATTTGAGTCCCACATATATTAATATGTTAATAAGCGTATTAGTTTTGCGTATATAGATATATAACATCTCGATTTGCTTAATATTGATTGAATATGGATGTTTAAAACAAGGCATCCAAATCTGCAAAtatgaaataaacatgttaattaatACTTAAGTAATCTCTAATCATAAACAAccacatcatataatttacaaaatttagtctaaatAATTGGTCTCTCTAGCCTTGCCATTTGAACATGATAAAGGAGCATTACCAAGAATAAACAATGACAAAGGAGCAACAAGGATTGAAATGGTAGCTAGAGGATCAAGGATAGTTATATATTAATTAGGTAGGAATAAAAGCATGTTAATCACTACTGAAAAGCTAATCTTTATGATATATTCCACATCGTCCTTAGTCAATATATAGCCATTGTACGTCTTAGGAtaccaaaaaaattaaccaagttAAAAGATTAAATTATGGGAGCAAAACATCTCCTCTCTAGTCTCTACATATATGACCTAAATAGATTTCGAGAAAAACATCTGTTAAGATATACTTGATTTTCCAAATTGAGTTTCCGTCAGTCAAGACCACTCATCAGGGACCAAAACCTTTTCGctgttttctttactttatcaaagtcaaaaccaattaacaaaaagagagcttgaaagGTTCGATATATATCATGATGCATTTGGAAGCCTTTTACCATCTGAAATCATGATCTTACGTATGTACAACATTTATCATGTTCATAATTCAATAGAAAAAAACGTGATATAGAAATTGGGATATGCACTATCTAATTGTTTGGGTTTGATCATGTAATTATGCGTGTTTAAAGATATAATAAGAAATTTTGACTGCCGTTGGTGTTTGGAGGAATTGAGGGGGCtatcgttgaaaaaaaaaagacaaccaCTTTTTCCTTACCTAGAGAAAAcacggccgcagtcgcaagaatGTCCTCTGGTGCCGCAGGTTTTGAGATGTGCCTTGTAATCTGATTGAACTGCATACCCTTTTGAACACTTATCACAAACCCACTGTTTGTGGTTGCTGTGCTTTCTCCTGAAATGCTTTTTGATACCGACGAGATCGCCGAGGGCGTGGCAGGGATCATGGTGCAGGCAGCTTGGTTCTGGGCACACGAACACCCGCTTCTTCACGACCGGAGTCTCTCGCTTCAGCAGCTTCCATGGCACCTTGTGCCGCCGCCGGTGCATCTGTAGGTTCTGGTCTCTCTGAAACCCTTGGTTGCAGATCTCGCAAATGTAACGATCCGATTCCAATAAGGTTTTCGGTGAAAGTGACACCACCTCCGCATCTGGATCTATATCACACATACACATAAATTAATATAGCACATAAAAATatcacatatatacatatatgttaaTCACACATCATTTTACATCGTCCAGCTAATACAGCCTaatcctaaaaaaatatatcgATCGCACAGCCAAATTAAGCAAAAGATTACACCAAGGAGAGAACTCCAACATTAATATCAATTGATGATATAAATAATAGATGTATGTATGTACCTGGAGTGCCTGCAGgtcttctctttcttttattGGTGTTGCCATTTTCTAAGCAAGAAAAAGGATCAGAAGAAGGGACCAAGGAAGAAGAGTTATTGGGTAACATAGGGAATTAGAAACTCTGATCTCTCCTGCTTGAAAATCTTCTGTAATATAAGCTAACTAAGATGCAAAGtgatgtctctctctctctctctctctaattgaAGTTTAATATATATGATTAAAAGTAATAGTAATAAGAGGATGGTGATGTATTGGGGAAGaggtggggagagagagagagagagagacggagcTACAAAGGCTACAAGGGacatgaggaggaggaagaaaaaaataaagctctttctttcttttcttttctttcggtTACCTCATGCTATCTATCagctttccttctttcttttatttaatcTTTTCAACTCTCATCAGCTTTTCGAAACAATCagctttctctcttctctcctctttctttctttcttccaacCCTCAGCTTCCTTGTGTGGAGTGTCCTCCTTAATAAACTCCTTCataaggggagagagagagagagagagagagagagagagagattacagAGCCTATCACAAAGCTCGAAACTCGATCCCACAAGCAGCAAGGGGCTCCATAGGAAAAATAAAACATCCccataaagaacaaaaaacaCTCATAAAATTCTTTCACAGCACACAGTAAATATTTCCAAACCGATTTGCATGCGTTAATACATCCCAAAGCACCAAATATACACGTAAGCTTCCCTGTCcaaccattttttttcctttaatttccTATTACCTCTAGGTAAGAGCTTTCTATATAAttaagtttgttttttgtttttataacctaacgattgataatttatgttaaaCTCATTTAAATTAGGGAACATGTATTTTAACGTGAGTGTTGAGAGAGTGCAATACTCTAATCAAATTGATTAAACTTATATCCGGATTAAGTTTGCATTATAGGCAAGGTTAAAAATCCTTAGGAGATTTCATTGACCGAAGTACCCCTTTCTTCTTGCCGTACACAcacttaatttattaattttgaagCAGCTTTTATAAAGGTATTGCTGAGGATGTGATGTCACCCTCAAGGGCATACTAGTCAATGAAATCATAATTCTGTGCAAGATGCTTACTTTTTGGTAAACTGAGTGCATCAGCAAAATAGTGAGTTGGAAATTGGCAGCATTGGCCTTTTTGGATCAATTTGGCATTTTTCCTGGGTTTTATCCTTGCCACATACGTATAGCTTTGGATGAAATACGTACAACTTTCATGTaccaatttaattatattttctttttgttaacaAAATAAGATCCCCAAAATCCATTTCCATTATCGGTGCAAGAAATTTGTTAATTAAGATGAGTTCATATACATGTAATTGTTAAAAATCGTACTTATAATTAAAGGCATACTACACTATGATGTATCACTATTTAGTGATTTTATATAGCAAAGATTGATATAAGACATGATCTGGTGTGATGAGTTTTTAGTTTTGTTAACGATTAGTAGTAGTTTGTTATGTTGATATAAGTAGCTGAAAGAAGCATTGTTGTACCAATTAATCATCATCGTAATACAAAGAACTTTACTAttcattttctctctcaatCATCTACTTTTGTACATATTTTTCAATCATTTGCAATGTAGATAATACACCCATGTCTATTGTGAAGATTTTGCACTTTttcatatatacacacaaaaatccttATATTAGAgatcaaacaaaaattaagtTGTCTCTTGAAACATGTGTGAACCACAAAGTTCATTGAAAAATTAGTACGAACATAACATACCTAATTGAtgataaatttgtttttatatctAGGTACCTCAACACCTAGACTTCTAGGAATtctaatttaaagaaaaatttaaaaataccctCAACCTTAAAGCGAATTTGTGAGCTATTAAATGATAGAATCCAACCATAAAACTCAAATATCACAACGTATTATAAACTCAGTTAAGATCTTgaggcctatatatatatacctgcAAATGTTAAAGATCTTTTCTTCGGCACCTCTTCACGTTGATATCTATGATTAGTTAGTGAAAGGTTAAAAGGATTGAAAAATAGCAActgataaaaacaaaatgatttgacTGGTTTTTGATCATATGATTCCCAAAAGCTGTGACTATAGTTAAGAGTtcattaattaagaaaaatgattgatttaagcaaaaaaaaaacatacaaacaCAATGATCTACGGCCTTCAATAGTCCGAAAGATCTGAGTACAACTTGATGACGCCACCATGAAGTGGTTAAAGTAGATAAATAAGATGATAAAtagaagaaaaatttgaaaagaagaaagaaaattcaaataccTTTTCTTGTCTGcttatacaatccaaattaCTAATGGAAATCGTGTTCCTCATCTTAGATTATGCATAACGTGGTGCAAAAACAtgagcaaaattaaaaataaacaaataaatagataaataaaatGCAACATTAATACATATATGTcacatatgcatatatatacttatatatatgtgtgtgtgtgtgtgtgtgtgtgtgtgtgtgtgtgtgtgtgtgtgtgtgtgtgttgtgagAGTATTGGAATCAGTAACTCATGTAATGTAATATATTCCGAAAGCAGGTGCTTGATGCTGTTGTAAATTTGGCAGAAGTACACACCAGCTatcatatcaaattattatggACGTTAGATACAAAGTACACGGATTATGGAATATTGATAAACTTGTATGGCTAGAGGGCGGGGGCCTAATTGTTATatgatacatacatacatacatgtacATACACATATCTATATCATGGCAGCATATATATCTCTTAATTTACTGGTAATGGAATCTAAGAAATTGAAACTTCTTAGGACTACACCAGAAATATGGCCTCTTGTTTGGTGGTTGCCTGCCGGGCCCCGAAAAATAATGGGACCCAT
Coding sequences:
- the LOC137713442 gene encoding zinc finger protein SHOOT GRAVITROPISM 5-like, translated to MLPNNSSSLVPSSDPFSCLENGNTNKRKRRPAGTPDPDAEVVSLSPKTLLESDRYICEICNQGFQRDQNLQMHRRRHKVPWKLLKRETPVVKKRVFVCPEPSCLHHDPCHALGDLVGIKKHFRRKHSNHKQWVCDKCSKGYAVQSDYKAHLKTCGTRGHSCDCGRVFSRVESFIEHQDACNMDRVRPESQTLQPAACLSRTASSPSPSCSDNNFSRAPSTWPPSNNLALPHPSPTEYTKLILRNPPDHADHHQATLSKKNSSNAHYNLDLQLATTSNINIPINEVSVSSKREENHSTQLQLSIGSCEFGGGDRSHQNKTIEQHSNIMMANRNYSSRGNEVRERERESSSTTTNHHEHDDDGQKPKPATVAAGILRLKEEAREQLRLAMAEKDYAEEARQQAESHIKLAEKEFANAKRIRQQAQAELDKAHALKEQAVKKVNSTILQITCHACKKQFMQGAHEATTNQHSLVLSYMSSAITSDDHRLEKDISTRTHRAKSASA